A genomic stretch from Helianthus annuus cultivar XRQ/B chromosome 1, HanXRQr2.0-SUNRISE, whole genome shotgun sequence includes:
- the LOC110895824 gene encoding uncharacterized protein LOC110895824: MTERGNNDSVPTVTEQMKEVIAEEVGKAIESSLSSFIDKNQNTVLSLVEEWVKRLDDNVDPIICQRWLSDVEGVFERTHCDVSDFVAYGTGQLRGQAKDWWDNKKKEIGTEAARAMTWDEFKVPFLKHHSPKAVINRIKEEFIQLRQRGETIDKITGIFMAKLSAEYREFMTPSKYETLTEIINTAREREIELKKQIERGERRVVEVNPSPTKKARTTESVKKTDAKGGSPSCKVCGKGHKGECRFKDKPCPICGKTGHTASLCSEKGLRLLQVLPTRP; this comes from the exons atgacGGAAAGAGGTAACAATGATTCGGTGCCGACGGTCACCGAACAGATGAAAGAGGTAATTGCCGAAGAAGTAGGGAAGGCAATTGAGAGTAGTCTATCCAGTTTCATAGACAAAAATCAAAATACAGTGCTGTCGTTAGTTGAGGAGTGGGTTAAAAGGTTGGATGACAAT GTTGACCCGATAATATGCCAAAGATGGCTAAGCGATGTTGAAGGGGTATTTGAGAGGACCCACTGCGACGTGAGCGATTTTGTGGCTTACGGAACGGGTCAGTTGAGGGGTCAAGccaaagactggtgggataacaaaaagaaagaGATCGGAACTGAAGCGGCAAGGGCCATGACatgggacgagtttaaggtaccattccttaaacaTCACAGTCCCAAGGCGGTCATTAACAGAATCAAGGAGGAGTTCATCCAGTTAAGGCAAAGGGGTGAAACGATTGATAAAATCACGGGTATATTCATGGCTAAGCTGAG CGCTGAGTATCGGGAATTCATGACTCCTTCCAAGTATGAGACGCTCACCGAGATCATAAATACGGCTCGGGAAAGAGAAATCGAACTTAAAAAGCAAATAGAACGGGGTGAACGAAGGGTAGTGGAAGTTAACCCGAGCCCTACAAAGAAGGCTCGAACGACTGAGTCGGTGAAGAAGACGGATGCGAAGGGTGGATCGCCGAGTTGCAAAGTATGTGGAAAGGGGCACAAGGGTGAGTGCCGCTTCAAAGACAAACCGTGTCCCATATGCGGGAAGACGGGGCACACCGCGTCGTTATGTTCGGAAAAAGGTCTCCGTTTGCTACAAGTGTTACCAACCAGGCCATAA